In Papaver somniferum cultivar HN1 chromosome 1, ASM357369v1, whole genome shotgun sequence, a genomic segment contains:
- the LOC113362673 gene encoding uncharacterized protein LOC113362673 produces the protein MVGEKKSLHPAFTVTNIKTLIPILLDIKQDEHSSWFFLFELHLQAHNLVFLIHGSATRTDLDATTVKHLDSLCRQWMFSTMAKGFMLTVLKSGKTAKGIWDHLKKLFQDNKGIRAATLEIKFVNLKFTECNGVDDYCDKLKLFSDRLSDLDFPMNDKRLVTQLVNGLTEEYNTVASFIQQSMPSFDSARSQLRTEEIRRSQQTLSSTPTTLAAAASPVHRNNQRQNRPNSNRRGPRPPSHGNDWTQNPAAQPPLLPTSSMHQTTQPTPGYARQPSYPPYWPPYWHVPPFPYSTAPAWQPRRPH, from the coding sequence ATGGTCGGTGAAAAGAAATCGTTACATCCAGCCTTTACTGTCACAAACATCAAAACTCTTATTCCCATTCTCCTGGACATCAAACAGGATGAACATTCTTCATGGTTTTTCCTTTTCGAACTCCATCTCCAAGCTCATAATCTGGTTTTTCTCATTCACGGATCAGCAACTCGAACGGATCTTGATGCCACTACCGTAAAACATCTAGACTCTCTCTGTCGCCAGTGGATGTTCTCTACCATGGCCAAAGGTTTTATGCTCACCGTTCTCAAATCaggaaaaactgctaaaggcataTGGGATCACCTTAAGAAGCTATTTCAAGACAACAAAGGCATCCGCGCAGCAACCCTTGAAATTAAGTTCGTTAACCTTAAATTCACTGAATGTAATGGTGTTGATGATTACTGTGATAAACTTAAGTTGTTCTCCGACCGTTTAAGTGATCTCGATTTCCCGATGAATGACAAGCGATTGGTTACTCAACTTGTCAATGGCCTTACGGAGGAATACAACACTGTTGCCTCTTTCATCCAACAGTCTATGCCTAGTTTTGATTCTGCTAGATCTCAACTTAGAACGGAAGAAATAAGGCGTTCTCAACAAACCCTAAGTTCTACACCAACGACACTGGCTGCTGCTGCCTCCCCCGTGCATCGCAATAACCAGCGACAAAATCGTCCCAACAGCAACAGACGTGGTCCACGACCACCATCCCACGGAAATGATTGGACCCAAAATCCAGCGGCCCAACCACCTCTTCTGCCCACTTCTAGCATGCATCAAACAACCCAACCAACTCCAGGATATGCTCGTCAGCCTAGCTATCCGCCTTACTGGCCTCCATACTGGCATGTACCTCCCTTCCCGTACTCTACAGCCCCTGCCTGGCAACCCCGTCGACCACACTAA